The genomic interval AAAGCTGTACGGCAAGGTCGTATAACACCTGCGCGACGCAAGCAGATGTTAAAAGCATTTAAAGCCAGTTTAGATGGCTATACCTACTTTGAAAGGGGAACGCTATGAGCAATGAAAACGGAAAAGTGGTCATCATCGGTGCTGGTGGTGTCGGTAATGTTGTCGTACAGAAATGTGCGCAACAATCGTCAGTATTCAAAGATATTCTTTTGGCCAGTCGTACCAAAAGTAAATGCGATGCCATTGCTGAAAGCGTTAAGCAAAAAACCGGCGTGACTATTCGCACAGCACAGGTAGATGCGGATAACGTCCCCGAGCTTGCCGCGTTATTAAAAGAAGAAAAACCATTTCTTGTTATTAATGTGGCCTTACCTTATCAGGACTTGACCATTATGGATGCTTGTCTTGAAGCGGGCGTCCACTATATGGATACTGCGAATTATGAGCCATTAGACACGGCTAAATTTGAATACAAGTGGCAATGGGCGTATCAAGAGAAGTTCCAAAAAGCCGGTTTAACTGCGCTTTTAGGCAGCGGTTTCGATCCTGGTGCGACCAACGTTTTTACCAACTATTTGGCGAAGCATCATTTTGATGAAATCGAATATTTAGACATTATTGACGTCAATGGTGGCGATCATGGCTATCCTTTCGCTACTAACTTCAATCCAGAGATTAACATTCGCGAAGTGAGTGCTGAATGTCGTCACTGGGAAAATGGCGAGTTTGTAACGACGCCACCTATGAGTAAGAAAGCAAGCTTTACTTGTCCAGACGGTGTGGGTACTTACAATATTTATCGTATGTATCACGAAGAGTTAGAAAGCTTAAGCAAGCACTTTCCGACACTGAAGCGTGCACAATTCTGGATGAGTTTTGGCGATAACTACCTTAAGCATTTAGAAGTATTAGAAAATGTGGGAATGACTGGCATAGAGCCAGTGGAATTTGAAGGGCAAAAAATTGTGCCGATTCAGTTTCTAGCCAAGCTACTGCCAGATCCTTCTACACTAGGGCCGCGCACCAAGGGTAAAACCTGTATCGGGACAGTGGTTCAGGGTAAAAAAGATGGCAAAGATAAGATCATGTATTGCTATCAAATTTGTGATCATGAAGCTTGTTATGCAGAAGTGGCATCCCAAGCTATTAGCTATACCACAGGTGTACCCGCAATGATTGGTGCAAAAATGATGATGGAAGGCAAGTGGTTAGAACCAGGCGTATTCAATATCGAGCAGTTTGATCCAGATCCATTCATGGATGATATGAATGAATTTGGTTTGCCTTGGAAAGTAACAGAGTTGAATGATTTCAACCTTGACCAATAATCAGAAGGCCGCGCTTGCGGCCTTATTTTTGTTTGCCGTAAGTATTAACAAAAGGCCAATGCTTAAATGCAATTTACTGATTTCTCTAAGCTTGATCTAAAGCGCTTACCTTCTCCATGCTTTGTTGTGGATGAGGTAGCGATCGAGCGCAACTTGAAAATACTGCATCACGTTCAAGAACAAAGTGGAGCAAAGGTACTGCAAGCTCTTAAAGCATTTTCTATGTATCACTTAGCACCGCTTAGCCGCCAGTATTTATCAGGTACTTGTTCAAGTGGACTTCATGAAGCCTTACTAGGGCAAGAATACTATGGTGGAGAAGTACATGTTTTCTCTGCTGCCTATAGTGAAGACGACTTAGTTCGCTTATTAGAATTTGCCCATCATATTGTCTTCAATACGCCGAGTCAGATTTTACGTTTCTACCCACTATTAAAGGCGGCTCAAGAAAAGCGTGATGATCTCAGTTTTGGTTTGCGTATTAATCCTGAGCATAGTGAGGGCGCGGTACCCATTTATGATCCGTGTGCAGCAGGCTCGCGCTTAGGTACGACGCAGGATGAATTAATGCAAGCATTGCAGACCGATGAATTTCATCAAGCATTTCATTTGGTGAGTGGCCTACATTTTCATACGTTATGTGAGCAAGGCTTTAAACCATTGCAGCGCACCTTAAAGGCGGTAGAAGAAAGATTTGCTAAATGGTTGCCACAAATGACCTGGTTGAATTTCGGTGGGGGTCACCATATTACTGCCCCAGATTATGATATCCATGGTTTAGTTAATGCAATCAGGCTCATTAAGCAGAAGTACTCGGTGGACGTGTATTTAGAGCCTGGCGAAGCGGTGGCTATTGGTAGTGGCATATTAAGCGCAGAAGTATTGGATATTGGTTTTAATCAATTGCCGCAAGCGATTCTGGATACCAGTGCGACTTGTCATATGCCAGACACGTTAGAAATGCCATATCGCCCGGATATTCGTTTTAACAATGAGTTAGCAGGCATGGCGGATGAGAAGCGCTACAACTATCGTTTTGGCGGTCTAACCTGTCTCGCAGGTGATGTGATTGGCGATTATAGTTTTGAGCAAGAATTAAAGGTTGGCGATCGTCTTATTTTCGAGGATATGGCGCATTATACTATGGTCAAAACCACAACATTTAATGGTACCAAGTTGCCCGCCCTTGCCATTTGGAATAGCCAAACAGATGACTTGAATGTCGTGAGAGTTTTTTCATACGACGACTTTAAGTCGCGTCTGTAAACATATCGAGGTTGTATATGAGTAAACCGATTTTTTTAGAATCTGAAATCGAGCAAAGCCCAATTGATCAGGCTGCGTTTTCAGTTTTACCCGTTCCTTATGAAAAAACCGTTTCTTATGGCGGCGGCACGGCGTTAGGCCCGAATGCCATCATTGTTGCCAGTGAGCAATTAGAGACATGGGATGGTAAGTCTAATCCTTCCGCATTGGGGATTCACACCTGTGATACGGTGGATTGCCAAGTGGATCCGGATGTAGTGATTGAGAATATTGCCAAAGCGACCCAAGCAATTTTAGAAGCGGGCAGCATGCCGGTGGTATTGGGCGGCGAGCATACCGTGACCTATGGCGTAATCAAAGGCTATCTAAACGCGGGTATTAAAGACTTTGGCGTGGTACAAATTGATGCCCATGCGGATTTACGCGAAGCTTATGAAGGCGATAAGTTAAGTCATGCTTCCGTTATGAAACGGGTAGTGGATGAAGGCATTCCACTTTATCAGTTGGGTATTCGTGCTTATTGTGAAGAAGAAATGGCCATTCGCGAAAAGCATGGGGTTCGTTATCAAGATGCGGATGATATCGTACCGCAAAATATTCAAAGTATTCAGCTGCCTGACGACTTTCCAAAAAACGTGTTTTTCACACTTGATATCGATGGCATGGACCCCTCTGTGTTTCCATCCACAGGTACCCCTGTACCCGGTGGTTTGAGCTGGTATCAAACGCTTAATTTATTTGAGAGTGTTGCTAAGCAACGCAAGATCATTGGTTTTGATGTTATGGAGTTTGCTCCGATAGAAGGTTTCCATGCGTATGACTTTAGTGCTGCGTTACTCACTTATAAGTTAATGGGTATTGTGCAGCGCACTCAATTCTCGGCTTAAATAAAGTCGATTTCTATTTGGGTCATACAAAGTGATCCAAATAGCCATCCTTCACATACATATAGAACATGCTCGGAACACGTGGTGTTCTTTATGGCTTATAGCGACTCTCAACATTCTACTCACAATGGTTATCGTCACGGACGTAAGGTTCCTAAAGGCCGCCTAAGTCGCTTAGCCAAACTGGGAGGCGTTGCGTCTCGGGTCGCGGGCAATATGCTGCAAGAAGGCGCGAAACAGTGGGCGCAAGGCAAACGCCCAAAAATGCAAGACTTGTTATTAACGGCGGACAACGCTCGTAAAATATCTGAGCGTTTGGCGCACATGCGTGGAGCCGCCATGAAGCTAGGCCAGCTGATCTCTATGGACGCGGGTGATATGTTGCCGAAAGAGTTCAGCTTAATTTTGGAGCCACTGCGTAATCAAGCTAGCCCCATGCCTCTGAGTCAATTGAACGTAGTCTTGGAAAGAGAATGGGGCAAAGATTGGCTCAATGGTTTCGAGCACTTTTCATATCATCCCATTGCTGCGGCATCCATTGGTCAAGTACATAAAGCCCAATTAAAAACCGGCGAAACCTTGGCTATAAAGGTTCAATACCCTGGCGTAAGAGACAGTATTAGCAGCGATGTAGACAATGTTGCTAGTTTGTTAAGAATTAGTGGTCTAGTGCCAAAGACATTGGAGATCAATAATTTGTTGGACGAAGCAAAGGCACAACTGCATCAGGAAGCCGACTATGTTCGCGAAGCTCAATATCTAAATCAGTATCGGCAGTTTCTCGAATCCGTGGACGGTTTTACGGTGCCTGTACTTCATGAGCAGTGGAGCAATAAAAACATATTGGCCATGAGCTATCACCATGGCATGAGCATTGATCAATGTAGCTCGCTACCACAAGGCGTGCGGGACAGTATTGTTACTCGATTATTCGAACTGCTAATGCGAGAAATGTTCGACTTTCATTTATTGCAAACCGATCCCAATTTCGCCAATTATTTTTATCAAACCGATACCGATAACATCGTATTACTGGACTTTGGTGCTTGCCGCCAATATCTACCTGAGTTCATGCAGCATTATCGAGAGTTGTTACAGTCCAGTCTTGATGGCAATCGCCAGGTTATGTTGGAAGCGGCGCAAGACATTGGTTATTTTCAAGAAGACATCTCTCAAGAACAGCTAGAAACCGTATTGCAGCTGTTTGAAATTGCTTGTGAACCGATTAAACACACTGGTGCTTACGACTTTGCGAACAATGACTTGCCGGAACGAATTCGGGAAAAAGGTTTAGCATTGAGTATGCAGCAAAACTACTGGCATTCTCCTCCTGTGGATTCTCTATTTCTTCATCGAAAATTTGCCGGCTTGTACCTACTTGCTTCACGATTAAGAGCACGTGTTGATGTGCAATCCATCACGAAATCATATTTTATTAAATAGCAGCACTATGGATTATGGCGTTAGAGCTATGCTATGCCATTGACTTGAAACGATATCGTATTCGAATATCTGACGTTCATGTTTGGGTTGCGAGAGTTGCAGATAATCGACCTTAACAGGTATTAATTTAATTACGCAAAAATGTGATGGTGGATCCGTAAGATCAAGCTCATCTTGGTGTAATTTTTCTTGTTTTCCTCTCGTATCATTTTTGCCCGTTATATAAGTGCTCGTTTTATCCGTGATAGGAACACCCGGTTTTGGCCAAAAATATTGCTGCTTCGCTGCAGGGCTGAGATCTTGCCAAAGACGACTTACATCAAAGTCTTGATCTTTAGGAGTGACACACAGAGTCTCACCTGAGATCCGAAATTGCTCGCGAGTATCATAAAAATACCAACTGATTTCTGCTTTCGGGTTAGACATCAGTTGTGCGTATTTTTCGCTGCGTGTATCACTGATCATCAAAATATGCTGCTCTTCGTTTCTACCGCGATAAACCAATGTTCGTACTGCGGGACTATTGTCGTCTTTTATAGTTGCCAGCTGTAAAAAGTGATTGGGAAAAGCATTGTTCTCTATACATTCATCAACAAGTGTCCACCAATGCATGGATGCCTCGCTTATAATATTTTATAACTGTGCTATCACACAGCGTTAAACCGCTTGCTTGATAGCCGTGTCTGGCCTTGATAGAGTCATCCTACCGTTTATTGAAAGGCAGTGCATTAATTTGAACCCTATTGAACACGCGTTGCAATCAGTGCAGCAGCAAGGTGGTGACTTGTCTGCTTTTCGGCTTTTGGGTGAGGGGCCGGATGCCTTAGCCGCTCGTCTTTTTCTTATTGAGCACGCACAGACTTCGCTGGATCTTCAGTATTATATTTTTCGTCATGATGTTGCTGGTAAAGTCATATGCCAGAAGCTTGTCGAGGCAGCTGATAGGGGCGTAGCAGTGCGCTTACTCGTAGATGATTACGGGCAGTTAGATGATGACGCACTGCTAAGTTTGCAAGCCCACCAGAACATCGAGATTCGTTTTTTTAACCCTGTGCGTTGGCGTCGCTTGCGCTATTTAGAAATGTTGGCACGTTTCTCCAAACAAAGCAGGCGCATGCATAATAAGTTATTCATTGCTGATGGTTGTGCGGCCGTTGTAGGGGGCAGGAATATAGCAGACAGCTATTACTTTAATAACGGGGAAGAACGTTTTGCAGATCTCGATGCATTAGCAATGGGACTGGTTTGTGTCGAGTTGAATAATGTGTTTGAAGAATACTGGCAACATCGATTGAGTCACTCAGTTGAAGAAATTTTAGGTAATACAAAAAAGCGTTGGCTGAATAATATTCGAGACGATTTGAATATCTTTATGCAAGCGAAAGTGACGAGACCCTACCTGCAACAGGTAATCGAAAGCAAATTGCATAAAGACGCGCACAATCATGATTGGCAATGGCACTATGCGAAAGCTGATGTGCTTTGTGATCATCCTGACAAGATACTGCGCTTTAAGCGTAAGAAGCGCTTGGGTGTGGCTGCTGAACTGTGGAAATATTTAGACGAAGTATCACAAAGCGCATTGTTAATCACTCCGTATTTTGTACCTGGTGGAAGATTAATAAGAAAGATGCGTTATTGGAAGCGACAAAACTATGATGTCATAGTACTCACTAACTCGCTTTCTGCTAATGACGTGCCTATCGTGCACTCTGGTTATGCGCGCTACCGAAAGCGTTTACTTCGAGCCCAGGTACAGCTTTGGGAATTAAAAGATGCAGTACCTGATATTAAGCTTTTACGTTCAAAGCGTAAAAAGATAGGACAAACTCGCGCCTCGTTGCACGCTAAAACCTTGGTGTTGGATAAGCAGAGGCTATTCGTTGGTTCCTTGAATCTGGACCACCGCTCAATCAACATCAATACCGAAGTGGGGCTATTGATTCATTCTGAAGCCTTATCAAACCGTGTAACACAAATAGTGAGTGAGCAATTGCCCGAACTTGCATGGCATTTGGGTCTAAATCATGACGAGGAACTCATTTGGTATGATGTGTCCACAGGTAAAGACAAAATCATTGCCACCAAGCAGGACCCTAACGCCAGTCTATGGGCGCGTATCAGAGTCAAAGTTTATTCATGGTTACCTATTGAGTCCCTACTTTAAAACCGAAGCAAGGTAGAAAAGTTGTCTATACTCAAAATATGGAGACCGATGCACCTACCTTTGAAATCTATTTGAATGTTGAGATCTGGAATCAAGATAAGACTCATTGTGGCTTCGCTAACAAGCGTACCAAGCTACCGTTTCAACCTCATTGCGGAATGATTATTAAAACCAAATTGGGTGAGTTTTGCTTTCCTCATGTGGTTTGGGATATGACAACCAGGGTCTTCGAGGCCTCTAGTCGTGTTGTGGCTGGATGGGACGAGCAGCAACGTTTCTTAGATGTCCAATACTATATTGATGAATTCCGAAGAGACAGCTGGAATATTATACAGCCTCGCGAAAGAAAATGGCGTGACTAAAAAAGGGAGCCTTTCCTTGGCTCCCAACATGCTGCTAGCACTACATATTATGTTACGTATGGTTTCCCATTTTGGATGATTGTCGAATCACTTTTCTACTATTGACTCGAGAACTCAAAGTACCTAGTGATGAACGCTGCCTATATAATGCTTTAACTTGATTAATAGCAGATCAACATCAATGGGTTTGGAAAGATAGTCGTCCATTCCGGCTGCGATACATTTCTCTTTATCACCCTCCATCGCATTGGCCGTCATAGCAACAATCGGTAACGATTTGGCATGGTCACCAGCCTGGCCATCACGGATCGCTATCGACGTTTGGTATCCATCCAATTCAGGCATTTGGCAGTCCATTAAAATCATGTCGAAACAATCAGGATTATTTTTCAATATATCCAATGCAATACGTCCATTGTCAGCGACTTCTGATGTGATACCTAAATCATCTAAAACACTAACCGCAATCTCTTGATTAATAGGGTTGTCCTCTACTAGCAGGATGTGTCCTTTGACTTGGATTCCATGATGACTTGGTTCGTCATATTCTCGAATAAATGAGCCTTCACTCAGTGACTTAAATAGATCTAAAGGGGTGGCCGGTTTAGGAAAATAAAAATCAATTAGCTTACAAGATGCAATATCCGTTGGTCCCTCATTTGTAATGCGTGTCATGAGTACAACTTTGGCTGTGTCGATTAACTCTAGTTGATTAATTTTCTCGATAAAATCAAGACCAGTGCTGCTAGTGAAAGTATAATCGACGAAGATGAAATCAGGCCTGTGATGTGTTTGTCTGCACCAGTTCAATGCTTTTATTGCAGATTCATATGTACTGCATGTTTGAACTTGCAATCCCCATGTTCTTAGTGTTTTGGCGATGGTTTGGCTACTGGGTTCTTGGCTGTCTGCAATGATCACGTTTTTCCCTTCAAATTGATGATTGACTAAATCAGAGACTAATACAGAGTTTTTGCGCTCTATGAATATATGAAAGGAAA from Bermanella marisrubri carries:
- a CDS encoding saccharopine dehydrogenase family protein translates to MSNENGKVVIIGAGGVGNVVVQKCAQQSSVFKDILLASRTKSKCDAIAESVKQKTGVTIRTAQVDADNVPELAALLKEEKPFLVINVALPYQDLTIMDACLEAGVHYMDTANYEPLDTAKFEYKWQWAYQEKFQKAGLTALLGSGFDPGATNVFTNYLAKHHFDEIEYLDIIDVNGGDHGYPFATNFNPEINIREVSAECRHWENGEFVTTPPMSKKASFTCPDGVGTYNIYRMYHEELESLSKHFPTLKRAQFWMSFGDNYLKHLEVLENVGMTGIEPVEFEGQKIVPIQFLAKLLPDPSTLGPRTKGKTCIGTVVQGKKDGKDKIMYCYQICDHEACYAEVASQAISYTTGVPAMIGAKMMMEGKWLEPGVFNIEQFDPDPFMDDMNEFGLPWKVTELNDFNLDQ
- a CDS encoding phospholipase D family protein — translated: MNPIEHALQSVQQQGGDLSAFRLLGEGPDALAARLFLIEHAQTSLDLQYYIFRHDVAGKVICQKLVEAADRGVAVRLLVDDYGQLDDDALLSLQAHQNIEIRFFNPVRWRRLRYLEMLARFSKQSRRMHNKLFIADGCAAVVGGRNIADSYYFNNGEERFADLDALAMGLVCVELNNVFEEYWQHRLSHSVEEILGNTKKRWLNNIRDDLNIFMQAKVTRPYLQQVIESKLHKDAHNHDWQWHYAKADVLCDHPDKILRFKRKKRLGVAAELWKYLDEVSQSALLITPYFVPGGRLIRKMRYWKRQNYDVIVLTNSLSANDVPIVHSGYARYRKRLLRAQVQLWELKDAVPDIKLLRSKRKKIGQTRASLHAKTLVLDKQRLFVGSLNLDHRSININTEVGLLIHSEALSNRVTQIVSEQLPELAWHLGLNHDEELIWYDVSTGKDKIIATKQDPNASLWARIRVKVYSWLPIESLL
- the speB gene encoding agmatinase; the protein is MSKPIFLESEIEQSPIDQAAFSVLPVPYEKTVSYGGGTALGPNAIIVASEQLETWDGKSNPSALGIHTCDTVDCQVDPDVVIENIAKATQAILEAGSMPVVLGGEHTVTYGVIKGYLNAGIKDFGVVQIDAHADLREAYEGDKLSHASVMKRVVDEGIPLYQLGIRAYCEEEMAIREKHGVRYQDADDIVPQNIQSIQLPDDFPKNVFFTLDIDGMDPSVFPSTGTPVPGGLSWYQTLNLFESVAKQRKIIGFDVMEFAPIEGFHAYDFSAALLTYKLMGIVQRTQFSA
- a CDS encoding ABC1 kinase family protein; protein product: MAYSDSQHSTHNGYRHGRKVPKGRLSRLAKLGGVASRVAGNMLQEGAKQWAQGKRPKMQDLLLTADNARKISERLAHMRGAAMKLGQLISMDAGDMLPKEFSLILEPLRNQASPMPLSQLNVVLEREWGKDWLNGFEHFSYHPIAAASIGQVHKAQLKTGETLAIKVQYPGVRDSISSDVDNVASLLRISGLVPKTLEINNLLDEAKAQLHQEADYVREAQYLNQYRQFLESVDGFTVPVLHEQWSNKNILAMSYHHGMSIDQCSSLPQGVRDSIVTRLFELLMREMFDFHLLQTDPNFANYFYQTDTDNIVLLDFGACRQYLPEFMQHYRELLQSSLDGNRQVMLEAAQDIGYFQEDISQEQLETVLQLFEIACEPIKHTGAYDFANNDLPERIREKGLALSMQQNYWHSPPVDSLFLHRKFAGLYLLASRLRARVDVQSITKSYFIK
- a CDS encoding pyridoxamine 5'-phosphate oxidase family protein; translated protein: MHWWTLVDECIENNAFPNHFLQLATIKDDNSPAVRTLVYRGRNEEQHILMISDTRSEKYAQLMSNPKAEISWYFYDTREQFRISGETLCVTPKDQDFDVSRLWQDLSPAAKQQYFWPKPGVPITDKTSTYITGKNDTRGKQEKLHQDELDLTDPPSHFCVIKLIPVKVDYLQLSQPKHERQIFEYDIVSSQWHSIALTP
- the nspC gene encoding carboxynorspermidine decarboxylase produces the protein MQFTDFSKLDLKRLPSPCFVVDEVAIERNLKILHHVQEQSGAKVLQALKAFSMYHLAPLSRQYLSGTCSSGLHEALLGQEYYGGEVHVFSAAYSEDDLVRLLEFAHHIVFNTPSQILRFYPLLKAAQEKRDDLSFGLRINPEHSEGAVPIYDPCAAGSRLGTTQDELMQALQTDEFHQAFHLVSGLHFHTLCEQGFKPLQRTLKAVEERFAKWLPQMTWLNFGGGHHITAPDYDIHGLVNAIRLIKQKYSVDVYLEPGEAVAIGSGILSAEVLDIGFNQLPQAILDTSATCHMPDTLEMPYRPDIRFNNELAGMADEKRYNYRFGGLTCLAGDVIGDYSFEQELKVGDRLIFEDMAHYTMVKTTTFNGTKLPALAIWNSQTDDLNVVRVFSYDDFKSRL